Proteins from a single region of Syntrophales bacterium:
- a CDS encoding Nramp family divalent metal transporter: MFERLFGRSAGSVFATLSRGGAWRRFAVFFALIGPGIITSNVDNDAGGITTYSLAGAEYGLSLLWTLIPITAVLIIIQEMGARMGVISGKGLSDMIRERFGAKVTFYLMIALLLTNLGNTVSEFAGIAASLEIFGISKYVSVPLGAAFVWWLVVKGNYKSVEKVFLFACVFYLAYIVSGFMGKPDWGKVGSALLTPSIRFEPGFLTMALGLIGTTIAPWMQFYLQSSVVDKGLKAENYPYARMDVIVGSVMVNVVAFFIIMLCAITLHTSGVKIESAKDAALALAPLAGAYCSWLFAFGLLNASLFAASILPLSTAYTVCEAFGWESGLDHKFMDAPQFYGLYSLMILLGAGIILLPDIPLIAIMYYSQVINGILLPVILVAMLLLVNDRSIMGEHVNGPVMNVISWAAVAGLIVLSAGLLVSSLFS, translated from the coding sequence GTGTTTGAAAGGCTGTTCGGCAGGTCGGCGGGGAGCGTGTTTGCGACCCTGTCCCGCGGAGGCGCATGGCGGCGCTTTGCGGTGTTCTTCGCCCTCATCGGCCCGGGGATCATCACGTCCAACGTGGACAACGATGCCGGCGGGATCACCACCTACTCGCTGGCCGGGGCGGAGTACGGCCTTTCTCTCCTCTGGACCCTGATTCCCATCACCGCGGTGCTCATCATCATCCAGGAGATGGGGGCCCGCATGGGGGTGATCTCCGGCAAGGGCCTGTCGGACATGATCCGGGAGCGCTTCGGGGCGAAGGTCACCTTCTACCTCATGATCGCCCTCCTCCTGACCAACCTGGGCAACACCGTTTCCGAATTCGCCGGCATCGCCGCAAGTCTCGAGATCTTCGGCATCAGCAAGTACGTGTCCGTTCCTCTCGGGGCGGCGTTCGTCTGGTGGCTTGTGGTGAAGGGGAACTACAAGTCCGTCGAGAAGGTCTTCCTCTTCGCCTGTGTGTTCTACCTGGCCTACATCGTTTCGGGATTCATGGGGAAACCGGACTGGGGAAAGGTCGGGTCGGCGCTCCTCACACCCTCCATCCGGTTCGAGCCGGGGTTCCTGACCATGGCGCTGGGTCTCATCGGGACCACCATCGCCCCCTGGATGCAGTTCTACCTCCAGTCTTCCGTGGTCGACAAGGGCCTCAAGGCGGAAAACTATCCCTATGCCAGGATGGATGTCATCGTCGGCTCCGTCATGGTCAACGTGGTGGCCTTTTTCATCATCATGCTCTGCGCCATCACCCTCCACACCAGCGGCGTGAAGATCGAATCCGCCAAGGACGCCGCCCTGGCGCTGGCCCCCCTGGCCGGAGCCTACTGTTCCTGGCTATTCGCATTCGGCCTCTTGAACGCATCCCTTTTCGCCGCCTCCATCCTGCCCCTCTCCACGGCCTATACGGTCTGCGAGGCCTTCGGCTGGGAGTCGGGACTGGACCATAAGTTTATGGATGCACCCCAGTTCTACGGGCTCTATTCCCTGATGATCCTCCTGGGTGCCGGGATCATTCTCCTGCCCGACATCCCCCTCATCGCCATCATGTACTACTCCCAGGTCATCAACGGGATCCTCCTGCCGGTGATCCTCGTGGCCATGCTGCTCCTCGTCAACGACCGCAGCATCATGGGCGAGCACGTCAACGGCCCGGTGATGAACGTCATATCCTGGGCCGCCGTGGCGGGGCTGATTGTCCTCTCGGCGGGCCTCCTGGTGTCGTCCCTCTTCTCCTGA